AATGGGGTGTTACATAATGTGCAAAACTGTTATTAGATATGTAcattattcatccccagggggaaatgtCTTATGTTGTGCGCTCTTAGCTCTCCCACACAATGTTGTTTTATTACATCCAAggctttttattacatttaaatgatcGTGTTAGGAGTTGATAGAAGTGAACCTTTACCTTTTTCAGAGGTCCAGAGCTCATATCTACAAATGTTTGGCTTGACAGCAGACAAATCCTTAATTAGTTCATTTCTATTCAGACTGGCCTTTGCTAAAACTTTAATTAACATTTGAAGATTTTTTTCTGAATAAAGCAGGCCTCTGTAAGAacatatatcaaataaatcattaaaGTTCTCATTATGTACATCAATTAAATTCTTAATCATTGAGGTCCTTTTTTTAGATTCCAATAATACAGCAGATCCATCATTTAAAGTTCCTTCGATGTCATTTTCGCTCGGGTTACACCCCATTTCGTGCCTCTCATTAGTCACCGATCTACTGTAAAGACTTTCTGAACGATATTGTAAATCTATGAGACTTTCAAAGGAAAAGCTTTTTTGGAAGAATTTCCAAAATGCTCTAAGGCTCGTTAGGTCTTACAGACAATGCACTGTATAAAAGCTCATTTCTTTTAAATTGCAACTCAAGATGTTTTATAATGGGTCCATTTATCTAAAAATGAAAGCACTCTGGTAGTCTGTTGCACTTATAACTAGTCTACACCCACCATTGACATCATGGTGTACACCCGCAACATGTTTGTTGTGTATACAAGCATTGATCATTGACCTAGTGAACCTACTGGTCATGAATCCCCACGATACACTACCTGCTGACAGCAGACGGATGTATTTAGTTGGACAGAGTGGATCATCTAGCAGCTAAAGAGCCAGATAGTTCCTCCAGGATTTAGTAGAAAACACTGCGTTGGTTAAGATGGACCCAAGAGTCTTCGAGGAGTCCAGTAATGCGTTCAAACCTGCAGTAAGTGTTGGGAAAATTACCCTTTTGGTTCTTGAAGGAGTGCTTTCAGACAAACATACCTTCTGCTTTGTGAATCTATCAAGAACAAATGAAAAGGCACTCGACGGGTTCACGCAGACGTTCAGGAGGTACCTACCGATGGGTAAAACCAGGAAAAAGGGCAGCCAGCACAGAATGAAGCATCCGACCACAATGCCAAGAGTCTTCGCTGCCTTCTCCTCTCTTGAGAACTTCAGCAGCCTCGGCAGGGAAAAGGTGGAGCGTTTCGGAGTCGCGGGCCCCCCGCCGCCCCCCTCAGGCTTCCCTCTGTGTATCCTCAACCTCACCCCCTCCGTCTCAACGCCGCCCCCCTCGCTGCTCTTCCTGAGCGTCTCTCTCTTCGCCACAGTGTACACGCGGCAGTACATGGCCAGGATGATGGCCAGAGGGATGTAGAAGGAGCCCAGTGCCGAGAACAGAGCATAGCCGGGCTCCTCGGTGATGCGGCACACCGTCTCGTCTTCGGGGTCGGGTTCCCTCCAGCCAAACAGGGGGCCCACGGAGATGACCGCCGAGAGTCCCCAGAGAGCCGCCACGGCGGTCAGGCCTCGCCGCCCCGTGGCGATGGCAGGGTAGCGCAGAGGGTGGATGACGGCCAGGTAGCGGTCGATGGAGATCACGCACAGGCTGAGGATGGAGGCGGTGCAGCAGAGGACGTCCAGCGCCGCCCAGGCGCTGCAGAAGGAACGGCCGAACACCCACCGGCCGAGCGCCTCCGAGGTGGCGGAGAAGGGCAGGACGGCGGCGCTGAGCAGCAGGTCCGCCGCCGCCAGGTTGGCGATGAAGTAGTGCGTCACGGAGCGCCAGTGGCGGTGGAGCAACACCGACAGGATGACCAGGATGTTGCCCAGGACCCCGAACACGACAAACACCACCAGCACCATCCCCAAAACCACCGCCTTGACGACATCCATCCCGGGGTCGGCGGAGGAGCTGCCGTTGGCACAGCGACCCGCCGCGGGGAAGACACTGGTGTTCTCAGCAGGAGCCATTGGGATCCGTTGGGTGCAGTGAGTTGTGCAAGTGTCTTGCAGATGGCCACCAGTCATGCCGCATTACAGCTGCTTTGTTTTGCTCCTCCTAAAGCAGCGGATAAAAGCTTCTCCCGCTGCTCCGCCAGTTCATTTGGAGAGGCAGGGACTCTTGCCAACACTCCACGGATCacgcggcctctgccagggctCCTTGGCACGAGGTCACCTTCTGAAAAGAGAAACAATGCCGCGGTTTTCGTCATAATTAGTACAGAATAGCTACGACAGAAATGACAACTATTTACGTTTTAAGGCGGTCACTGGTGGATTTAGAACATCACGTTGGGCCATGCTGAAAGACTTTAATGTCGGAAACCTTCATAAAATAATGGAAGGAGATGAAAATACATTCGACAACACATTCAGAGGATTTCATGAAAACCCACAACAGGTTAATTAGCTGCTAAAAGGTCCAGTGTAGAACCTAGGGGGCTCAATTAGAagcaatgtaatataatattcaaTGTATTCATTTGTGTATAATCACCCGAAATTCAAACATGTCTTTACCTCTGTTCATATCTCCATCGGGAGCAGAACATGGGGTGTTGTGCTTCAATGAACTAAATGGCATTTGCAATTTCCGTATTCATCAATTCCTCTGCATGCAAACAACTAACACATAAAACTCCCCATTACGAATACACGAGTCTTGTTTAGCATCCATTTAAAACAGGCAGATACATTGTAAAGCAACACATATCCATTTACAggaaggaggtgatggagctcGTGAGCAGTAAGGGATGGCGAATATTCGAATATTTtaatggaaagaagaaaaacaatggaCAAGACCTAATCAAAAGCAACAGGGGTAAAGACGAGGACACCAGGGCGATAGTCATCCtcgggagagaaaagaaaaatcatcGGCGGCATTATGAGAAAACCAGCCAGCCGTGCGGGGAATACAAAGATAAATCAAGGCAGAGATAATTCAGCCGGGCTCTTACTCAAGCGGCGGATGGCAGGCAAGGAATTGAACCTTGAGGAGGCAACTATATTACCGAGGCGAGAGGCCTCGGCCCGCTGATAGTCTCACTCAGCAGCACTCTCGGTGTACGTGTTGGCGATCCGGGATGTCACCGAGCGAGATTAACGGCGGCGTTCGCGATAGATCAAAGGCTCGCCGCGCAACGCCACCACGAGGCAGAACAACATCCGCCCCGGGGCCCCCGGATTTCCACGTTAGTCACCCCAGAGGGGGAATTTGAAAATTAAATGGGCTGGCGGATAGATATCTCGGATTGTTTCAGCAGGGCGCCGGCTGAACGCGGCGATATATTCGGagcggctccccccccccccgtaatgAGATTTCTCGGTGCGCTGAAGTGCCTGCGCCGAAGAGATTAGCCGCATCTAGATAGTGTATTTTCCTGAATTTGAGGACTAGAGTCACTGTGGAAAGTGTCAGGCGAGgaatatatttacattgtgtTCTCGACAATGAGAGTAGAAACAATTCAgcgaaggtaaaaaaaacaattttcatTCCGGCAAATGAGTCTTCCCGTGAATTCGAAAACAGACTTCCGACAGGTGCCACATCGGTCGACGTCCTGAAGCTGCTCGGCTGACACGTTGCATTTCATTTGCATGTGCTGTGAGGCTCAAGTCAAAAATAAATCCTCTAGTTTTCTTCTTTTACgctttttgtttcattcatgCAGGGAAGGGTGATAGCGGCGCTGTGACGAAGTGGCATGAGATGCGCCAGACGACCTTTTCAATCAAACCTTTTACCAACGGAGGAATCATGTGTTGCTGCACTGGTTCCCTCATTAGATTTAAAATTACTTAAGAGTTAAGATCTGTGGCCACTTAGACGCTGGatcaacaagaacaagaaaacaGGTGTTCATTTGTGAACAGAAACCATGTGAAAAAGTCCGACAAACGTAGAGTGAGTCTACATCCGGATCAATGAAAACCAGCTAACCCTATGGCTGTGTTGACATGTGCCCTTTTAGAAAG
The window above is part of the Pseudoliparis swirei isolate HS2019 ecotype Mariana Trench chromosome 15, NWPU_hadal_v1, whole genome shotgun sequence genome. Proteins encoded here:
- the adra1ab gene encoding alpha-1A adrenergic receptor, whose protein sequence is MAPAENTSVFPAAGRCANGSSSADPGMDVVKAVVLGMVLVVFVVFGVLGNILVILSVLLHRHWRSVTHYFIANLAAADLLLSAAVLPFSATSEALGRWVFGRSFCSAWAALDVLCCTASILSLCVISIDRYLAVIHPLRYPAIATGRRGLTAVAALWGLSAVISVGPLFGWREPDPEDETVCRITEEPGYALFSALGSFYIPLAIILAMYCRVYTVAKRETLRKSSEGGGVETEGVRLRIHRGKPEGGGGGPATPKRSTFSLPRLLKFSREEKAAKTLGIVVGCFILCWLPFFLVLPIGSIFPSCKPSETVFKITFWLGYLNSCINPIIYPCFSREFKKAFHNVLRGRCLRTGGLAAKTNTSAVAASSWGCCGPLSASTSSVCDPDRAPIRRKGLLKAWCLSARGTAILQNPSGRGSAKVLRLSLGVAGEAV